In Phlebotomus papatasi isolate M1 chromosome 1, Ppap_2.1, whole genome shotgun sequence, the following proteins share a genomic window:
- the LOC129801325 gene encoding uncharacterized protein LOC129801325, with the protein MFFCHLLLISCGAIVAISSCDAAKSTSERTTLVQQEAQERPEVVVRNSERVLNKRGLGFGGGVSAWNGADWQNAWSQPWNTPSFGNAGFSASSSQLGPWFGSHKYVPSPAEVTAAIAAAKQASANVLVAQQQVLAAKENVLSQQKLAAERETQASIAQQKSEAAAAIQRSEAAAAAQAVILAQQRLASAKAAVAHHQKIAAAKEAQAASALQSSAHAAAAEIQRTEHEASKLSTYQRNDAAAALHHVTATKDAALAPLTIGNNRQPTVTFSPVHYSSASWSPGFVTSATPSIAAYSSGPWSSALLPHRTGLGYWG; encoded by the exons TTGCTGATTTCATGTGGAGCCATTGTGGCCATTTCCAGCTGTGACGCTGCCAAATCAACGTCCGAAAGAACGACCCTAGTGCAGCAGGAAGCGCAAGAGAGGCCAGAAGTAGTTGTTAGAAATAGCGAAAGGGTGTTAAATAAGAGAGGACTGGGTTTTGGCGGAGGTGTCAGTGCATGGAATGGGGCAGATTGGCAAAATGCCTGGTCACAGCCATGGAACACTCCATCCTTTGGCAATGCTGGTTTTAGTGCTAGTTCATCACAGCTTGGACCATGGTTTGG CTCACATAAATACGTGCCATCACCGGCGGAAGTGACGGCAGCAATTGCGGCGGCCAAACAGGCGTCGGCGAACGTGCTCGTGGCTCAGCAGCAAGTTCTTGCTGCCAAAGAGAATGTACTATCACAGCAGAAATTGGCGGCAGAACGTGAAACTCAAGCATCGATTGCACAACAAAAGAGTGAAGCTGCGGCGGCAATTCAGCGTTCAGAGGCTGCGGCAGCGGCACAAGCAGTTATTCTGGCACAGCAACGTTTAGCTTCAGCAAAGGCAGCAGTAGCACATCATCAGAAGATTGCTGCAGCAAAGGAAGCACAGGCTGCATCAGCATTGCAAAGTTCTGCCCATGCTGCAGCGGCTGAGATTCAAAGGAcag AGCATGAGGCATCGAAATTATCCACTTATCAGAGAAATGACGCTGCTGCTGCTCTTCACCATGTCACAGCCACAAAGGACGCAGCTTTGGCGCCTCTGACAATCGGTAACAATCGTCAACCCACAGTGACCTTCAGCCCAGTCCACTATTCCTCGGCGTCGTGGAGTCCTGGTTTCGTAACCTCTGCCACACCCTCAATTGCGGCTTATTCATCTGGTCCTTGGTCATCTGCCCTTCTACCACATCGCACGGGATTGGGGTATTGGGGCTAG